A single Cryptosporangium phraense DNA region contains:
- a CDS encoding SdpI family protein, whose amino-acid sequence MSTTSAVAAGLVLAAAGALVWIVAGLGARRRLRRQGFVGIRLPVTMKSDDAWAAAHVAAAPMLRIGAAAAILGGLGGVVAGAVGAGTVAQGLFWVGTAGLVGWVIAATVPAVRAARREP is encoded by the coding sequence ATGAGCACGACGAGCGCGGTGGCGGCGGGGTTGGTTCTGGCGGCGGCCGGAGCGTTGGTCTGGATCGTCGCCGGGCTCGGGGCTCGCCGGAGACTTCGCCGGCAGGGCTTCGTCGGGATCCGGCTCCCGGTGACGATGAAGTCCGACGACGCCTGGGCCGCGGCGCACGTCGCCGCCGCGCCGATGCTCCGGATCGGGGCCGCGGCGGCGATCCTGGGCGGCCTCGGTGGGGTGGTCGCGGGGGCCGTCGGTGCCGGCACCGTTGCTCAGGGGCTGTTCTGGGTCGGGACCGCGGGGCTGGTCGGGTGGGTGATCGCCGCGACGGTTCCGGCCGTGCGGGCCGCCCGCCGCGAGCCATGA
- a CDS encoding group II truncated hemoglobin produces MATLFEHAGGEPALRRFVEIFYGSVLADPVLQPLFGRGKPEHVDALTAFDAETFGGPDRFTRDLGGFPGLIDAHRNLHITEPQRQRFVELYLAAADAAELPADDRFRASLESHVEFGSRVAMQNSNARTDDELHPLREVPRWTWEDEAQS; encoded by the coding sequence ATGGCGACGCTCTTCGAGCACGCGGGCGGCGAGCCGGCCCTACGACGATTCGTCGAGATCTTCTACGGCAGCGTGCTGGCCGACCCGGTCCTCCAGCCGCTGTTCGGCCGGGGCAAGCCCGAGCACGTCGACGCGCTGACCGCGTTCGACGCCGAGACCTTCGGTGGGCCCGACCGGTTCACCCGTGATCTCGGCGGGTTCCCCGGTCTCATCGACGCGCACCGCAACCTGCACATCACCGAGCCGCAGCGGCAGCGGTTCGTCGAGCTGTACCTGGCCGCGGCCGACGCCGCCGAGCTCCCCGCCGACGACCGGTTCCGGGCGTCGCTCGAGTCGCATGTGGAGTTCGGGTCCCGGGTGGCGATGCAGAACTCGAACGCCCGCACCGACGACGAGCTGCACCCGCTGAGGGAAGTTCCCCGATGGACGTGGGAGGACGAAGCTCAGTCGTAG
- a CDS encoding alpha/beta hydrolase yields MADAVVIPGRLFGPGAPTLMYAGDVAARRGATVHRHSWAGSPPVSLGAERVEWVRGEVAGLLDSVDGTPLLIGKSLGSLAAPLAAERGLPAVWLTPLLTEPWAVSALAAATAPFLLIGGTGDRVWDGPAARRLTPHVLEIPDADHGLYVPGPLTASVEVLARIVVAVETFLDAIRWPG; encoded by the coding sequence GTGGCGGACGCGGTGGTGATCCCGGGGCGGTTGTTCGGGCCCGGCGCGCCGACGTTGATGTACGCGGGCGACGTCGCGGCGCGGCGGGGGGCGACCGTGCACCGGCACTCGTGGGCCGGATCGCCGCCGGTCTCGCTCGGGGCCGAGCGGGTCGAATGGGTGCGCGGCGAGGTCGCCGGGCTGCTGGACTCCGTCGACGGGACGCCGCTGCTGATCGGGAAGTCGCTCGGGTCGCTGGCCGCGCCGCTGGCGGCCGAGCGGGGGCTGCCGGCGGTGTGGCTGACGCCGTTGCTGACCGAGCCCTGGGCGGTGTCGGCCCTGGCCGCCGCGACCGCGCCGTTCCTGCTGATCGGGGGCACCGGCGACCGCGTCTGGGACGGTCCGGCGGCCCGGCGGCTGACGCCGCACGTCCTGGAGATCCCGGACGCCGATCACGGGCTCTACGTCCCGGGCCCGCTGACCGCGTCCGTGGAGGTGCTGGCCCGGATCGTGGTGGCGGTCGAGACCTTTCTGGACGCGATCCGCTGGCCCGGGTGA
- a CDS encoding SDR family NAD(P)-dependent oxidoreductase — protein sequence MSRIFITGSSDGLGLLAGRLLVDQGHRVTLHARTDDRADDARKALPDADAVVVGDVSSVAATRSVAAQVNALGRHDAVIHNVAVGYQEPRRIETTDALAHVFAVNVLAPYLLTALITRPDRLVYLSSGMHRGGRADLVDPQWTDRHWNGSRAYSESKLYDLMLARAVARHWPDVPANAVDPGWVPTRMGGRGAPDDLAQGAETQAWLAVAGPSVTGRYFYHREPHSATPTGPTDEDALLAYCADLTGTPLPA from the coding sequence ATGTCGCGCATCTTCATCACCGGATCGTCGGACGGGCTAGGGCTGCTGGCCGGCCGGCTCCTCGTCGACCAGGGCCACCGGGTCACGCTGCACGCCCGCACCGACGACCGGGCCGACGACGCCCGCAAGGCCCTCCCGGACGCCGACGCGGTCGTCGTCGGCGACGTGTCGTCCGTCGCCGCCACCCGATCGGTCGCCGCGCAGGTCAACGCGCTGGGCCGGCACGACGCCGTGATCCACAACGTCGCGGTCGGGTACCAGGAACCCCGCCGGATCGAGACCACCGACGCGCTCGCGCACGTCTTCGCGGTCAACGTCCTGGCGCCGTACCTGCTCACCGCGCTGATCACCCGCCCCGACCGGCTGGTCTACCTCAGCTCGGGGATGCACCGGGGCGGCCGCGCCGACCTCGTCGATCCGCAGTGGACCGACCGGCACTGGAACGGCTCCCGGGCCTACTCCGAGAGCAAGCTCTACGACCTGATGCTGGCCCGCGCGGTCGCGCGCCACTGGCCGGACGTCCCGGCGAACGCCGTCGACCCGGGCTGGGTCCCGACCCGGATGGGCGGCCGCGGCGCGCCGGACGACCTCGCCCAGGGCGCGGAGACCCAGGCCTGGCTGGCGGTGGCCGGGCCGTCGGTCACCGGCCGGTACTTCTACCATCGCGAGCCGCACAGCGCCACGCCCACGGGGCCGACCGACGAGGACGCGCTGCTCGCCTACTGCGCCGACCTCACCGGCACCCCGCTGCCCGCCTGA
- a CDS encoding phosphotransferase has translation MTERPILASGRDADVYALDDRRVLRRYRRGGDVAAEAALMRSLHAAGFPVPEVFAAAGPDLILRRVDGPTMFRATAEGTLAPDAAAQVLADLHERLHALPLGVVHLDLHPENVLLGADGPVLIDWRNARTGPPDLDTALTAVILAQVAIEPGHPLAGAAAATLTAFLRCAPGALLAGLDDALARRHDDRGITPAERARLPEAAALIRGRA, from the coding sequence ATGACCGAGCGGCCGATCCTCGCGTCCGGCCGGGACGCCGACGTGTACGCGCTGGACGATCGGCGGGTGCTGCGCCGGTACCGCCGGGGTGGTGACGTCGCCGCCGAGGCGGCGCTGATGCGGTCCCTGCACGCGGCCGGGTTCCCGGTGCCCGAGGTCTTCGCGGCCGCGGGCCCGGACCTGATCCTGCGACGCGTCGACGGCCCGACGATGTTCCGCGCGACGGCCGAGGGCACGCTGGCTCCGGACGCGGCCGCCCAGGTTCTCGCCGACCTGCACGAGCGCCTGCACGCGCTCCCGCTCGGCGTCGTCCACCTGGACCTGCATCCGGAGAACGTGCTGCTCGGAGCGGACGGCCCGGTGCTGATCGACTGGCGGAACGCCCGTACCGGGCCGCCCGATCTGGACACCGCGCTGACCGCGGTCATCCTCGCGCAGGTCGCGATCGAGCCCGGGCACCCGCTGGCCGGAGCGGCGGCGGCCACGCTCACCGCGTTCCTCCGGTGCGCGCCCGGCGCGCTGCTCGCGGGCCTGGACGACGCGCTCGCGCGCCGCCACGACGACCGCGGGATCACTCCGGCCGAACGCGCCCGCCTGCCGGAAGCCGCCGCGTTGATTCGCGGTCGAGCCTGA